One part of the Mangrovibacillus cuniculi genome encodes these proteins:
- a CDS encoding methionine ABC transporter ATP-binding protein → MIEIKKVTKRFNTKNGELLAVDNVDLSIQSGEIFGIIGYSGAGKSTLLRMLNGLEKPTEGTISVSDKLINTIKGTKLREARQEIGMIFQHFNLLWSRTVEENIAFPLEIAGVPKSQRDKRVQELIELVGLGGRGRSYPSQLSGGQKQRVGIARALANNPKVLLCDEATSALDPETTDSILDLLLNINQQLGLTVVLITHEMHVIKKICHRVAVMENGKVAELGDVIDVFENPQKEVTKRFVRQVVDVEDDSLETFTHLKEKYPEGHIWKLTFKRSIVEQPVLTDFIRQFDVTANIVQGNVSQTKNGAFGELFLHVSGVNSVLNEALTYLQEKGVQVEVMSDVN, encoded by the coding sequence GTGATTGAAATTAAAAAGGTAACGAAGAGATTTAACACGAAGAATGGTGAGTTACTTGCAGTAGATAACGTAGATTTATCTATTCAGAGTGGAGAGATTTTTGGGATTATTGGATACTCTGGAGCTGGGAAAAGTACATTACTACGTATGTTAAATGGACTAGAAAAACCTACAGAAGGAACTATTTCTGTTTCAGATAAATTAATAAATACGATAAAAGGGACTAAGCTACGAGAAGCAAGACAAGAGATAGGTATGATTTTTCAACATTTCAACCTACTTTGGTCGAGAACAGTAGAAGAAAACATTGCATTTCCTCTTGAAATTGCTGGGGTTCCAAAGTCACAGAGAGATAAGCGTGTACAGGAACTAATTGAATTGGTCGGACTAGGTGGAAGAGGGAGATCTTATCCTTCTCAATTGAGTGGAGGACAGAAGCAACGTGTTGGAATTGCAAGGGCTTTAGCCAACAACCCTAAAGTGCTGCTTTGTGATGAAGCAACGTCGGCGCTTGACCCGGAAACAACGGATTCTATCTTAGACTTGTTATTAAACATTAACCAACAGTTAGGGTTAACCGTTGTGTTAATTACACATGAAATGCATGTTATTAAAAAAATCTGTCACAGAGTAGCGGTAATGGAAAATGGGAAGGTAGCAGAACTAGGTGATGTTATCGATGTGTTTGAAAATCCTCAAAAAGAAGTTACGAAACGTTTTGTTAGACAGGTAGTCGATGTAGAAGATGATTCACTTGAAACTTTTACTCATCTAAAAGAAAAATATCCAGAAGGACATATCTGGAAGCTTACTTTTAAACGTTCCATTGTAGAGCAACCTGTATTAACAGATTTCATTCGACAATTTGATGTGACAGCTAACATTGTTCAAGGAAATGTTTCTCAAACGAAAAATGGCGCTTTCGGAGAGTTGTTCTTACATGTAAGTGGAGTGAATTCTGTATTGAATGAAGCGTTGACTTACCTTCAAGAGAAAGGTGTTCAAGTGGAGGTGATGTCAGATGTTAACTAA
- a CDS encoding thioredoxin family protein encodes MTLQEWELSEFQENVEGKKTFAYYLYTPMCGTCQVASKMLEVAKELTPDFIIGKSDLNFVPLLANRYEVESVPCLIIFEDGYPIDKIYAFRSVPDLLEKLNREKL; translated from the coding sequence ATGACTTTACAAGAATGGGAATTATCTGAATTCCAGGAAAATGTAGAAGGAAAAAAGACTTTTGCCTATTACTTATATACTCCAATGTGTGGTACTTGTCAGGTTGCTTCCAAAATGCTAGAAGTAGCAAAAGAACTTACTCCCGACTTCATTATTGGAAAAAGCGATTTGAATTTTGTCCCTCTATTAGCTAATAGATACGAGGTAGAGAGTGTACCTTGTCTTATTATTTTCGAAGACGGATACCCTATCGACAAAATTTATGCTTTTCGTTCCGTACCTGACTTACTTGAAAAGCTAAATCGTGAGAAATTATGA
- a CDS encoding toprim domain-containing protein, with product MEMAKVLIVEGSSDRKKVKKIISEPVEILCTNGTIGVQKMDEIVDEYFDRDVFVLADADDAGDRLRSLFKKEFPEARHLFIDRAYREVAAAPDQHIAAVLLHANIDVHKEFLA from the coding sequence ATGGAAATGGCCAAAGTATTGATCGTGGAAGGGTCCTCTGATCGAAAAAAAGTAAAAAAAATAATTTCAGAACCAGTCGAAATCTTATGTACAAATGGAACAATAGGGGTTCAAAAAATGGATGAAATTGTAGATGAATACTTCGATCGAGATGTCTTTGTACTTGCGGATGCAGATGATGCAGGTGACCGTTTACGTTCCTTATTTAAAAAAGAATTCCCAGAAGCTAGGCATCTATTTATTGATCGAGCGTACAGAGAAGTTGCAGCAGCGCCTGATCAACATATCGCAGCTGTTCTACTTCATGCGAATATTGATGTACACAAAGAGTTTCTGGCATGA
- a CDS encoding DUF2553 family protein, with protein sequence MTLNPKKLNVTERLTAKVQHNELVFMLDGEKVGAAKLEDVFGANFHSEPNFELNAQQIYQYYTETTGQDARYTDCDEGGWC encoded by the coding sequence ATGACTTTAAATCCTAAGAAACTAAACGTTACAGAGAGATTAACGGCAAAAGTACAACATAACGAGCTAGTATTCATGCTTGATGGAGAAAAAGTTGGTGCAGCAAAATTAGAAGACGTGTTTGGTGCGAATTTTCATTCTGAGCCTAACTTTGAATTAAATGCACAACAGATATATCAATATTACACAGAAACAACTGGTCAAGACGCTAGGTACACGGACTGCGATGAAGGTGGTTGGTGTTAA
- the gcvH gene encoding glycine cleavage system protein GcvH: protein MSNTPNELRYSKEHEWVKVEGGRATIGISHFAQAELGDIVFVELPEVGDELSANEPFGSVESVKTVSELYAPISGKVVEVNEDLNDNPEYVNESPYEKAWMVIVEPTNEGEVDELMTADKYKEMINEE, encoded by the coding sequence ATGTCAAATACACCAAATGAACTACGTTATTCTAAAGAACATGAGTGGGTAAAAGTTGAAGGTGGACGAGCTACAATCGGTATTAGCCACTTTGCACAAGCAGAACTAGGAGATATCGTATTTGTGGAACTTCCAGAAGTAGGGGATGAGCTTAGCGCTAATGAACCATTTGGAAGTGTAGAATCCGTTAAAACAGTATCTGAGCTGTATGCACCAATTAGCGGGAAGGTAGTAGAGGTAAACGAAGACCTAAACGATAATCCTGAATACGTTAACGAATCACCATATGAAAAAGCTTGGATGGTTATTGTTGAGCCTACTAATGAGGGCGAAGTAGATGAATTAATGACAGCTGATAAATATAAAGAAATGATTAATGAAGAGTAA
- a CDS encoding arsenate reductase family protein has translation MYTYPKCGTCRKAKKWFDDQGVAIQEIHIVENPPNKEELKKVKELSGLEWKKFFNTSGQKYRELGLKEKLPTASEEEILDLLSSDGMLIKRPLVTDGSSVTVGFKEEEFQSTWG, from the coding sequence ATGTATACGTATCCGAAATGTGGAACGTGTCGAAAAGCGAAGAAATGGTTTGACGATCAAGGAGTAGCGATTCAAGAAATACATATCGTAGAAAATCCACCGAACAAAGAAGAACTAAAGAAAGTAAAAGAACTTTCTGGCTTGGAATGGAAAAAATTCTTTAATACTAGTGGACAGAAGTATCGTGAATTAGGATTGAAAGAGAAACTGCCAACTGCGTCAGAAGAGGAAATCTTAGACTTATTAAGTTCTGATGGCATGCTAATTAAGAGGCCGCTGGTAACAGACGGATCTAGCGTAACAGTTGGTTTTAAAGAGGAAGAATTCCAAAGTACTTGGGGATAA
- a CDS encoding ArsR/SmtB family transcription factor, translated as MTNKASEIFRECIPLFQTLSDPYRQDIILLLAEHDSLTVTEIADHSTLSRPAISHHLKILREQGLVEIQQKGTKRWYSLTLDSSVVLLKKLIETVEKDCL; from the coding sequence ATGACAAATAAAGCTAGTGAAATTTTTCGTGAGTGTATACCACTTTTTCAAACGTTAAGTGATCCTTATAGACAAGACATTATTTTACTCTTGGCAGAGCATGATTCATTGACAGTTACAGAAATAGCAGACCATAGCACTTTGTCTAGGCCTGCTATTTCCCATCATTTAAAAATATTACGTGAACAAGGGTTAGTGGAGATTCAACAAAAAGGAACAAAAAGATGGTATTCCCTTACTCTAGATTCCTCAGTAGTCCTTTTGAAAAAATTAATTGAAACAGTAGAAAAAGATTGTCTCTAA
- a CDS encoding SDR family NAD(P)-dependent oxidoreductase, giving the protein MKKTVLITGASGGIGEELAYQFAQEGAHVILVARQMDKLENVARKIEANYSGKVTIIQSDLLAPNAAKELKEKTDSLGLEVDTLINNAGFGLFGEFVDSELSKELDMIHLNITVLTELSKYYLKDMKDKNYGEILNIASTAAFQPGPLMAVYYASKAYVLSFSEALANESKDFGVKVSVLCPGPTETNFKAAAELESSKLFKSGTMSAKSVAEIAKVGMKREKTVIIPGFKNQLMAQANRFLPRNVVTSVVRKVQERG; this is encoded by the coding sequence ATGAAAAAGACAGTACTTATTACAGGAGCTTCAGGTGGAATAGGAGAGGAATTAGCATATCAATTTGCACAAGAGGGTGCTCACGTCATTTTGGTAGCACGCCAAATGGATAAATTGGAAAATGTAGCTCGTAAAATAGAAGCTAACTATAGTGGAAAAGTGACTATTATCCAAAGCGATTTATTAGCGCCTAATGCAGCAAAAGAATTGAAAGAAAAGACTGATTCTCTAGGTTTAGAAGTGGATACATTAATCAATAATGCGGGATTTGGATTATTTGGAGAGTTTGTGGATTCGGAATTGTCGAAAGAGCTAGACATGATTCACTTAAATATCACGGTACTTACGGAGTTGAGTAAGTATTATTTAAAGGATATGAAAGATAAAAATTATGGAGAAATTTTAAATATTGCATCCACAGCTGCTTTTCAACCTGGTCCATTAATGGCAGTATATTATGCGAGCAAAGCATATGTTTTATCTTTCTCAGAGGCACTTGCAAACGAATCGAAAGACTTTGGCGTGAAAGTAAGTGTGCTATGTCCAGGCCCAACAGAAACGAATTTCAAAGCTGCCGCTGAATTAGAGTCATCAAAATTATTTAAAAGTGGTACAATGAGTGCTAAATCCGTTGCCGAAATTGCGAAAGTAGGAATGAAAAGAGAGAAAACAGTTATTATTCCAGGCTTCAAAAATCAACTAATGGCACAAGCTAATCGATTCTTACCTCGTAATGTGGTTACATCGGTTGTTAGGAAGGTACAAGAAAGAGGGTAA
- a CDS encoding acyl-CoA dehydrogenase family protein, with protein MSNQTETPIKGGSFLIEDITADRVFTPEDYTDEQKMIAKTTDDYVTNEVVPQVEYLEEHEFDRSVKLLKQAGELGLLGADVPEEYGGLGLDKVSSALIAEKMSKAGGFSITHGAHVGIGSLPIVLFGNEDQKQRYLPDLAVGDRIAAYALTEPGSGSDALGAKTVAKLNEAGTHYVLNGEKQWITNAGFADVFVVYAQIDGDKFSAFIVEREFKGVSVGPEEKKMGIKSSSTRTLILEDAEVPVENVLGDIGKGHVIAFNILNIGRYKLGVGAIGASKRAMELALQYANQRQQFKTPISQFNLTKQKFGTMGAKLYAIESSIYRTVGLFEQRMGQLSEEEQKDGRAIAASVAEYAIECSLGKFFGTEVLDYIVDEGVQIHGGYGFMAEYEIERMYRDSRINRIFEGTNEINRLLVPGTFLRKAFKGELPLLQKAQALQEELMMMMPEEVGDAPLEQEKMMVRNAKKIGLMMAGLAAQKFGKALEKEQEILSNIADIVSLAYAMESVVLRTEKAMQNGLKYEQKLRYTQIFCQESFQEIEAHAKETLLAVESGDTLRMMISALRKFTRFTPINVIGLKREASEGLIEAEKYIV; from the coding sequence ATGTCAAATCAAACTGAAACACCAATTAAAGGTGGTAGCTTTTTAATCGAGGATATTACGGCAGATCGAGTATTCACACCAGAGGATTACACAGATGAGCAAAAAATGATTGCTAAAACAACTGATGACTATGTAACAAATGAAGTTGTACCACAAGTAGAATACTTAGAAGAGCACGAATTTGATCGCTCTGTAAAGCTATTAAAACAAGCTGGAGAACTTGGTTTACTAGGAGCAGACGTACCAGAAGAGTACGGTGGACTTGGATTAGACAAAGTGAGTTCAGCACTAATTGCAGAAAAAATGTCTAAAGCAGGTGGCTTCTCAATTACTCACGGTGCTCACGTGGGAATTGGATCACTACCGATTGTTTTATTCGGTAATGAAGATCAGAAACAACGTTATCTACCGGATCTAGCTGTTGGAGACCGCATTGCAGCATACGCTCTTACTGAGCCAGGTTCTGGATCAGATGCATTAGGCGCTAAGACAGTAGCTAAGCTTAATGAAGCAGGTACTCACTATGTACTAAACGGTGAAAAGCAGTGGATTACGAATGCTGGTTTTGCTGATGTATTCGTTGTGTACGCACAAATCGACGGCGACAAATTCTCTGCATTTATTGTAGAACGTGAGTTTAAAGGTGTTTCTGTAGGTCCAGAAGAGAAAAAGATGGGAATTAAATCTTCTTCTACTAGAACGCTAATTTTAGAAGATGCCGAAGTACCAGTAGAGAACGTTCTTGGAGATATTGGAAAAGGCCACGTTATTGCATTTAACATTTTGAACATTGGTCGTTATAAATTAGGAGTAGGAGCTATCGGTGCATCGAAGCGTGCAATGGAATTAGCTCTTCAATATGCAAATCAACGTCAACAATTTAAAACACCTATTAGCCAATTTAATTTAACGAAGCAAAAATTCGGTACTATGGGTGCGAAGCTTTACGCTATCGAATCTTCTATCTATCGTACTGTTGGATTATTTGAGCAACGTATGGGTCAACTGTCTGAAGAAGAACAAAAAGATGGTAGAGCGATTGCTGCATCAGTAGCAGAGTATGCAATTGAGTGTTCTCTAGGTAAATTCTTCGGAACAGAAGTACTAGATTACATTGTTGATGAGGGAGTTCAAATCCACGGTGGATATGGTTTCATGGCAGAATACGAGATTGAAAGAATGTATCGTGATAGCCGTATCAACCGTATCTTTGAAGGAACAAATGAAATTAACCGTTTATTAGTTCCAGGAACGTTCTTACGTAAAGCATTTAAAGGAGAACTTCCACTTCTTCAAAAAGCACAAGCTCTACAAGAAGAACTAATGATGATGATGCCAGAAGAAGTAGGCGATGCTCCGTTAGAGCAAGAAAAAATGATGGTACGTAATGCGAAGAAAATTGGCCTAATGATGGCTGGATTAGCTGCACAAAAATTCGGTAAGGCATTAGAGAAAGAGCAAGAAATCCTTTCTAACATTGCAGACATCGTATCCTTAGCTTACGCAATGGAATCAGTTGTTCTTCGTACAGAAAAAGCTATGCAAAACGGCTTGAAGTACGAACAAAAATTACGTTACACGCAAATCTTCTGCCAAGAGTCATTCCAAGAAATCGAGGCACACGCAAAAGAAACATTACTTGCTGTCGAATCTGGTGACACATTAAGAATGATGATCTCCGCATTGCGTAAATTCACTCGTTTTACACCAATTAACGTAATTGGACTTAAGCGTGAAGCTTCTGAGGGACTAATCGAAGCAGAGAAGTACATTGTATAA
- a CDS encoding acetyl-CoA C-acetyltransferase codes for MREAVIVAGARTPVGRAKKGTLANVRPDDLGALVVKETLKRAGGYDGPIDDLIIGCAMPEAEQGLNMARNIGALAGLPHTVPAITINRYCSSGLQSIAYGAERIMLGQAQAVIAGGAESMSLVPMMGHTVRPNVKLAEEAPEYYMGMGHTAEEVATKYGISREDQDAFAIRSHQKAAKAIAEGKFSDEIVPVEVTKRYVDSQNKLQEKSLLFSVDEGVRPDTNAQALGRLRPAFSVTGTVTAGNASQTSDGAAAVMVMDREYAQAQGLSPLVRFRSFAVAGVAPEVMGIGPVEAIPRALKLAGLQLEDIGLFELNEAFASQSIQVIRSLGIDEERVNVNGGAIALGHPLGCTGAKLSLSLIHEMQRSQTQFGIVTMCIGGGMGAAGVFELIS; via the coding sequence ATGCGTGAAGCAGTTATTGTTGCAGGAGCTCGTACACCTGTAGGTAGAGCAAAAAAAGGAACACTTGCCAATGTTAGGCCAGATGATTTAGGAGCTTTAGTTGTAAAAGAAACTTTAAAAAGAGCTGGAGGATATGATGGACCAATCGATGATTTAATTATCGGTTGTGCCATGCCAGAAGCGGAGCAAGGGTTAAATATGGCTCGTAATATTGGAGCGTTAGCGGGATTACCACATACTGTTCCTGCTATTACGATAAACCGTTATTGTTCTTCTGGCCTTCAATCTATTGCGTACGGAGCTGAAAGAATCATGTTAGGGCAAGCGCAAGCTGTTATTGCTGGTGGGGCAGAGTCAATGTCACTAGTACCAATGATGGGCCACACAGTAAGACCTAATGTAAAACTTGCGGAAGAAGCACCTGAATATTACATGGGTATGGGCCATACAGCAGAAGAAGTTGCTACTAAATATGGAATTAGCAGAGAAGATCAAGATGCATTCGCTATTCGCAGTCATCAAAAGGCAGCTAAAGCTATAGCAGAAGGGAAATTCTCTGATGAAATAGTGCCAGTAGAAGTGACAAAACGCTATGTTGATAGTCAAAATAAGCTACAAGAAAAATCACTACTGTTTTCTGTAGATGAAGGAGTTCGTCCAGATACAAATGCGCAAGCTCTAGGAAGATTACGCCCAGCCTTTTCGGTTACAGGTACGGTAACGGCCGGTAATGCTTCCCAAACAAGTGACGGTGCAGCTGCTGTTATGGTTATGGATCGTGAATATGCTCAAGCACAAGGTTTATCACCATTAGTAAGATTCCGATCTTTTGCTGTTGCAGGTGTAGCTCCAGAGGTAATGGGAATTGGTCCAGTGGAAGCAATTCCAAGAGCTTTAAAGCTAGCTGGGCTTCAACTAGAAGACATTGGCTTGTTTGAACTTAATGAAGCATTTGCTTCTCAATCTATCCAAGTTATCCGTAGCTTAGGTATTGATGAAGAAAGAGTAAATGTAAATGGTGGAGCAATCGCGCTAGGACATCCACTTGGTTGTACAGGAGCTAAGTTGTCATTATCTTTAATTCATGAAATGCAACGCTCGCAAACTCAATTTGGTATCGTAACCATGTGTATCGGTGGCGGAATGGGAGCAGCGGGAGTATTTGAATTAATTTCTTAA
- a CDS encoding 3-hydroxyacyl-CoA dehydrogenase/enoyl-CoA hydratase family protein — MQRIQQVAVIGSGVMGSGIAAHLANIGIPTLLLDIVPRELTDEEKKKGLTLEDKLVRNRLANNSIQALFKQKPAPLSRKQNAKLITAGNLEDNAAELSNCDWIIEVVVENLDVKKQVFTLIEKHRKPGSIVSSNTSGISVEAMKEGRSEEFQAKFLGTHFFNPPRYLKLLEVIPTSKTAPEVVEFMKEFGEDVLGKGVVLAKDTPNFIANRIGTYGLLVTVREMLESNLSVGEIDSLTGTLLGRPKSATFRTLDVVGLDTFIHVANNVYEKVEGEEKEVFSIPMFMHKMRENGWLGSKSGQGFFKKEGKEILALNPETLQYEARKKFVSPGLALAKQEKGTRRKLKALVNSNDPAGHLIWKLLAPVLSYSAQLSSEIADDIKAIDDAMKWGFGWDLGPFETWDALGVEKTVQRLLEDGYQVPEWVHELLAKGYQSFYVDGEEGKFFYHNGEMKLVEGNKKQISIAELKKQGKLIKKNSGASLLDMGDGVALLEFHSPNNAIGLDIIQMINFAVEEVEKNYKGLVIGNEGKNFCVGANLAMILMEAQDDNYFEVEFVVKQFQQAMMKIKYSKRPVVAAPFGMTLGGGTEICLPAAKIQASYETYMGLVEVGVGLIPGGGGNKELYINRLNSVPEGIKVDLQDIANSVFETVAMAKVSTSGHEGAENGFLEKGDSVSVNKDHLLYDAKQSVLSLDASGYQPPLRKKIPVVGETGYATLLLGAQNMRLSGYISDHDLEIAKELAYVIAGGKVPFGTEVDEQYLLDIERAAFLRLVSKQKSQQRMQHMLVKGKPLRN, encoded by the coding sequence ATACAACGCATCCAACAAGTTGCTGTTATTGGTTCTGGAGTCATGGGATCTGGGATTGCAGCACATTTAGCAAATATCGGAATTCCAACGCTACTGTTAGATATCGTTCCTAGAGAACTAACGGATGAAGAAAAGAAAAAAGGTTTAACCCTAGAAGATAAATTAGTTCGAAATCGTTTAGCGAATAACTCCATTCAAGCTTTATTTAAACAGAAACCAGCTCCACTTTCTCGTAAGCAAAATGCTAAGTTAATTACTGCTGGAAACTTAGAAGATAATGCAGCCGAATTATCAAACTGTGATTGGATTATTGAGGTAGTAGTTGAAAATCTAGATGTAAAGAAACAAGTGTTTACTTTGATCGAGAAACATCGTAAACCTGGTTCTATTGTGAGCTCCAATACTTCTGGTATCTCAGTTGAAGCAATGAAGGAAGGAAGAAGCGAAGAATTCCAAGCGAAATTCCTTGGAACGCATTTCTTTAATCCTCCTCGTTACCTAAAACTTTTAGAAGTTATTCCTACTTCTAAGACAGCACCTGAAGTAGTAGAGTTTATGAAAGAGTTTGGAGAAGATGTACTTGGTAAAGGAGTAGTACTAGCAAAAGATACGCCAAACTTCATTGCTAACCGTATTGGAACGTATGGATTGTTAGTAACTGTTAGAGAAATGTTAGAGTCCAACCTATCTGTGGGAGAAATCGATTCTTTAACGGGAACTTTACTAGGTAGACCGAAAAGTGCAACTTTTAGAACGCTTGATGTAGTGGGACTTGATACGTTTATTCACGTAGCAAATAACGTGTATGAAAAAGTAGAAGGAGAAGAAAAAGAAGTATTCTCTATCCCAATGTTTATGCACAAAATGCGTGAAAATGGCTGGTTAGGAAGTAAGAGTGGTCAAGGTTTCTTTAAGAAAGAAGGAAAAGAAATTCTGGCTCTTAATCCAGAAACTCTTCAATACGAGGCAAGAAAAAAATTCGTTTCTCCTGGTCTTGCGTTAGCGAAGCAAGAAAAAGGTACTCGAAGAAAATTAAAAGCACTTGTTAACTCTAACGATCCAGCTGGTCACTTAATTTGGAAACTACTTGCTCCAGTTTTATCTTACTCTGCTCAACTATCTTCTGAAATTGCAGATGATATTAAAGCAATTGATGATGCTATGAAGTGGGGCTTTGGCTGGGATTTAGGACCTTTTGAAACGTGGGATGCTCTAGGCGTGGAAAAAACCGTTCAGCGATTATTAGAAGACGGATATCAAGTACCAGAATGGGTTCATGAGCTACTGGCAAAAGGCTATCAGTCATTCTATGTAGATGGAGAAGAAGGCAAGTTCTTTTACCATAACGGAGAAATGAAGCTAGTAGAAGGGAATAAAAAACAAATCTCCATTGCAGAACTAAAAAAGCAAGGTAAGCTTATCAAGAAGAATAGCGGTGCTAGTTTACTAGATATGGGTGACGGAGTAGCACTTCTAGAATTCCATTCACCGAATAATGCAATTGGGCTAGATATTATTCAAATGATCAACTTTGCTGTGGAGGAAGTAGAAAAAAATTACAAAGGGCTTGTAATTGGAAACGAAGGCAAGAACTTCTGTGTTGGTGCAAACTTAGCAATGATTTTAATGGAAGCACAAGACGATAACTATTTCGAAGTTGAATTTGTCGTAAAACAATTCCAACAAGCAATGATGAAAATTAAATATAGTAAGCGTCCAGTAGTTGCTGCACCATTTGGTATGACACTTGGTGGTGGGACGGAAATCTGTTTACCAGCAGCGAAAATTCAAGCGTCTTACGAAACATATATGGGTCTTGTGGAAGTAGGAGTTGGGTTAATTCCAGGTGGAGGCGGTAATAAAGAGCTTTATATTAACCGCTTAAACAGTGTGCCAGAAGGAATTAAAGTAGATTTACAAGACATTGCAAACAGTGTATTTGAAACAGTTGCAATGGCAAAAGTGTCCACATCAGGTCATGAAGGAGCAGAAAATGGCTTCCTTGAGAAAGGTGACTCTGTAAGCGTTAACAAAGATCATCTATTATATGATGCAAAACAAAGTGTACTGTCATTAGATGCTTCTGGATATCAGCCACCACTGAGAAAGAAAATTCCTGTAGTCGGAGAAACAGGTTATGCAACGTTACTTTTAGGAGCTCAGAATATGCGCCTTTCTGGTTATATTTCAGACCATGATTTAGAAATAGCGAAAGAGCTAGCATATGTAATTGCTGGAGGTAAAGTACCGTTTGGAACGGAAGTTGATGAGCAGTATCTACTAGATATCGAAAGAGCAGCATTCTTACGACTTGTGTCTAAGCAAAAATCACAGCAAAGAATGCAACACATGCTTGTTAAAGGGAAACCGTTACGTAACTAG
- a CDS encoding YuzL family protein has translation MVKKQKNPSKKAVSAASVKGNAGPGNEPNGGGRAKK, from the coding sequence TTGGTAAAAAAACAAAAAAATCCAAGTAAAAAAGCTGTGAGTGCTGCAAGTGTAAAAGGAAACGCTGGCCCTGGTAACGAACCTAACGGTGGTGGCCGCGCTAAGAAGTAA
- a CDS encoding proline dehydrogenase family protein produces the protein MEQTMRNFFLFLSKNRALTKMAKQYGLRFGAGRFVAGESIDQAVNTIKQLNEKGLVVTIDYLGEFVDNEAEANEMTNQCIEAIRAIGREKLQSQLSLKATSMGLDMSEELVVRNMKRILDAAKEEGVFVTIDMEDYERCEKTLQLFKKLKSEYDNIGTVIQAYLYRTVEDMNDLDSYAPNLRLVKGAYKEPATVAFPNKVDVDENFKRIIKMHLLNGHYTAIATHDDAMIEYTKRLVEEHDIPRDQFEFQMLYGIRVERQLELSKEGYKMRVYVPYGTDWYGYFMRRLAERPANVAFVAKGMVRK, from the coding sequence ATGGAACAGACGATGAGAAACTTCTTTTTGTTCCTTTCCAAAAATAGAGCACTAACGAAGATGGCTAAACAGTATGGTCTTCGCTTTGGTGCTGGACGATTTGTAGCAGGGGAATCTATCGATCAAGCAGTTAACACGATTAAACAACTAAATGAAAAAGGTTTAGTTGTCACGATAGATTACCTTGGAGAATTTGTGGATAATGAAGCAGAAGCAAATGAAATGACTAACCAATGTATAGAAGCAATTCGTGCCATTGGTAGAGAAAAGCTGCAATCGCAACTTTCCTTAAAAGCAACTTCCATGGGATTAGATATGTCGGAAGAACTGGTAGTAAGAAATATGAAACGTATTTTAGACGCTGCAAAAGAAGAAGGCGTATTCGTTACTATTGATATGGAAGACTATGAGCGTTGCGAAAAAACCCTTCAACTATTTAAAAAGCTAAAATCGGAATACGATAATATTGGAACGGTGATTCAAGCCTATTTATATAGAACGGTTGAAGATATGAATGATTTAGATTCGTATGCACCAAACCTTCGTCTGGTAAAGGGAGCCTATAAAGAGCCGGCAACTGTTGCGTTCCCAAATAAAGTAGATGTTGATGAAAACTTTAAACGCATTATCAAAATGCACTTATTAAATGGTCATTATACAGCGATTGCGACGCATGATGATGCGATGATTGAATATACTAAGAGATTAGTAGAAGAACACGATATTCCTCGAGACCAATTTGAATTCCAAATGCTTTATGGAATTAGAGTGGAGCGTCAATTGGAGCTTTCAAAAGAAGGATATAAAATGCGTGTCTATGTACCATACGGAACAGACTGGTACGGTTACTTCATGCGCCGTCTAGCAGAGCGCCCAGCAAACGTGGCATTTGTGGCAAAGGGAATGGTTCGTAAATAA